CCGTTTCTCGCCTGGATGTTGCCTGAGTCCTTACCGCGCCTGCTGCGTGACGCGCCGCCTTACGTGCGCCTGCAAAAAGTCACCGGGCGGATGTTGCCCGGCTGGCAGCCGCCGGCAGCGAGCGAGGAAGAAAACCGACAGGAGCAGGGCAGCAAACTGACGGTGGTGGAGCTGTTCCGCCATGGCTACGCGCGCCCGACATTACTGCTGTGGGCGACGTTTTTTGTCAGCCTGATCCTGCTGTATTTCATGATCAGCTGGCTGCCTTCGCTGTTGCTGGAAAGTGGCCTGGGCCTGAACGAAGCCACCCTGGTGACCTCAATGTTCCTGTTCGCCGGGACCTTGGGTGCCATTGGCATGGCGTGGTTTGCCGACCGGCTCAAAAACAAAGTGCGCTTGTTGTCCGGCGTGCTGGCAGCGGCGGCGGTGTGCACCATTCTGCTGGGCCTGAACCACGATAACCCGCGATACCTGGTGGCCTGCGTGTTTGCGGCGGGCTTGTGCATCATCGGCGGCCAGCTGACGCTGAATGCGTTCGTCAGTAATTTCTACCCGGCGCACGTGCGGGCGACCGGCACCGGCTGGGCGCTGGGCGTCGGACGGTTTGGTTCGATACTGGGGCCGCTGTTCGGCAGCCTGCTGCTGGCGATGCATATCCCGGTGCAGCAGATTTTCTTCTTCTGCGCGATTCCGGCGGTGATGGCGGCATTG
This genomic window from Pseudomonas sp. Bout1 contains:
- a CDS encoding aromatic acid/H+ symport family MFS transporter, producing MQNQIASFRAALDARPVSRYQWLILLLLALLLVTDGYDAQVLGYVVPALAKDWGLEKAAFGPVFSANLLGLTLGSLAVTPLADRFGVRRILLCCVLIYASLTVLMVFANSLNTLMAARFICGIGMGGAMPSAMALMSEYSPPRLRTLMVTLAACGFSFGGAAGGFVAAGVIDSFGWQAVFLAGGVTPLLLFPFLAWMLPESLPRLLRDAPPYVRLQKVTGRMLPGWQPPAASEEENRQEQGSKLTVVELFRHGYARPTLLLWATFFVSLILLYFMISWLPSLLLESGLGLNEATLVTSMFLFAGTLGAIGMAWFADRLKNKVRLLSGVLAAAAVCTILLGLNHDNPRYLVACVFAAGLCIIGGQLTLNAFVSNFYPAHVRATGTGWALGVGRFGSILGPLFGSLLLAMHIPVQQIFFFCAIPAVMAALLIIQVRSPVNAPPSSAASAPAARSGAGAGSDPR